The uncultured Methanolobus sp. sequence TGCAACAGATATAGGAAGAGAGGCAGTTGAAGATTCCTTTGACGTTGTAAAAATTGTTGACGGAATAAAAGGAGCCATTGTAATTCAGGGTGAGTTCATGGGTTTCTGGGGAGATGTGCCTGACATTCAGAGGGCTGATGTGAAACACGAGTGCATCACTAAAGGCTGAGATTCTTTTAGGTTATTTTTCGGAACAAAAATCTTTTATTGTTCTGCTCCAATCCTGAATCTGTTTATTTTCCTTAATGCGCATGTAGTTTGCGCGGACGATGAGAAGTATGTTATCTGAAAAAGTTGCAAATATTCCTCCGTTTTATGTTATGGAGGTACTGGAACGGGCACAACAGCTTGAAGAAGAGGGTAGGAGCATAATCCACCTTGAGATAGGTGAACCTGATTTTCCGACAGCTTTGCACATATGTGATGCTGCTAAGGCTGCAATGTGTGCAGGTAATACAAAATATACTCACAGTCAGGGACTTATAGAACTGCGGCAGTCTATTGCAAAGAGCTATAAGGACAGGTTCGATGTGGATATCGGTCCTGGCCAGATAATCGTCACTTCAGGTACAAGTCCTGCAATGCTTTTACTTTTCCTTGCGCTCATCGACCAGGGCGATGAGATCATCATGTCAAATCCTCATTATGCATGTTACCCGAATTTTGTGACAACAGCAGGCGGGGTGCCGGATTTCATTTACACCAATGAGGACAACGGTTTCATGTTACAGCCGGATGAACTTGCCGCACATATCAATCCTAAAACAAAAGCAATCCTTATCAATTCTCCATCCAATCCAACCGGTCAGGTGTTGCCCGCAGAGACTCTGAAGGGAATTGCACAGGTTGCAGGAGACGTTCCTATCATATCTGATGAGATATATCAGGGACTTGTTTACGAAGGCGAGGATCATACTATATTAGAGTACACTGACAATGCCTTTGTTCTCAATGGTTTTTCCAAGCTCTATGCAATGACCGGCTGGAGACTTGGCTACCTGATCGCACCGAAACAGTATGCCAGGACTTTACAAAAGGTCCAGCAGAATCTTTTCATTTCCACAAATGCCTTTGTCCAGCACGCAGGTGTTGCTGCTCTTGAAGGACCCCAGGAGCAGACACAGGAAATGGTGAATACATATAATGAGAGGCGTCTCTATCTTATCAAAAGGCTAAGAGACATTGGTTTTGGCATAAGGACTGAACCGAAAGGCGCTTACTACGTACTTGCAGATGCCCGTAAATTTGGTTATGATTCACTTGTATTGAGCAGGCAGATACTGGAGGACATCGGGGTTGCAGTCACTCCCGGGATTGATTTTGGTCTGGGTGCGGAAGGCCATTTGCGTTTTTCTTACGCAAACAGTCTTGAGAATATAAAAGAAGGTATGGACAGGCTGGAGAAGTATCTGAAGAAAGAGTGATTTAAAAACACCATTCTTCTGAATTTATATTCGCACTTATTAGCTTATTTTTATATTACCTATTTTTTGTAGGCAAAAGTAGTAAACTTAAAATAGTACCTGTTGCATACAAAAATATAACCTACAATTATTAGATTGGTGAGCAAACCGTTTACCAGATCTATGAAAGGTGGTTTTTGAAATGACAACTGAGAGAACTGAAGATTATCTGAAGGTCATCGAAAAGATAATCGAAAGAAAAGGCTATGCACAGGTCAAGGATGTTTCAAGGGAGCTTGATATAAGTTCTCCAAGTGTCACCGGAATGTTCAAGAAACTTACCAAGATGGGTTACATCAATTATGAAAAATACGGCGGTGTCACGCTTACTCCTGACGGGGAAAAGATAGCAAAGTGTACCATGGAAAAACATGGTGTTATTAAGGATTTCTTGCTAATTCTTGGTCTTGATATGGAAATTGCAGATCAGGATGCCTGTAAGATAGAACATGTACTTGCACCGGAAACATTTAAAACGCTCACTAAGTTCGTTGAATTTATGAATATGAAGGATGAATGGCCAAACTGGCTGGATCATTTTAATTATTATTGTGAAACAGGCGAGTATATTGATTGCGATCCATCTTCAAAGGATAAATGTCCGATTCATGGTGAGAGTCATAGTAAACAGTAGCTTACAATAGATTTCTATTGAAATATCCTTATTACTCCTTTTTTTGTTATAGTTCACAAGCAAATACTAACAGTTGTAACTATAAATGCGAATATCTTTTGTTTTTGTATGCGAAAACAAATTAGGCAATGCGAAATTGCTATATATAACAAACTGGTTAGAGCTACCATTAAATAGGACAGGGAACGACTTGAGCGAAGATCAGGAAACCACACTGGACACACTGAAACCCGGAGAGAAAGCCAGGATTTCAAAAGTAAGGGTCAAAGGTACTGCAAGGCGAAAACTCATGGATATGGGAATGGTCGCAGGAACTGAAATCGAACTTGTCAGGAACGCTCCTCTTGGAGACCCTATGGATTACAACATAAAGGGCTACCACCTGTCTATCCGCAAAGAAGAAGCAAAACAGATATTTATTACTAGGCTATGAACAGGCTGTTTTCCAAACCTTTTAGATATTTTGTAAACTATAATTATAGTATAACTGTTCCTGAGGATAGTCCATGGATGGCAGTAAGATAAAGATAGCACTAACAGGAAACCCTAATGTCGGAAAAACCACTCTTTTTAATGCGCTGACGGGTTCCAGGCAACATGTGGGCAACTGGCCTGGCGTTACTGTCGAAAAAAAGAGCGGCATGGTCTCTTACAAAGGTTATGATATTGAGGTCATAGATCTGCCAGGTACGTACAGTCTTACTGCCTATTCCATGGATGAGATAGTTGCCCGTGATTTTATTATTGAGGAAAAACCGGATATTGTCATTCAGGTTGTGGATGCATCCAACCTTGAAAGAAATCTCTATCTGACCACCCAGCTCATGGAGCTTGGCTCTGAGATACTCGTTGTACTCAACATGTGTGACATTGCAGAAGAAAGAGGCGACCGCATTTATGTAGATAAGATGGAAGAGCTTCTTGCAACTCCTGTGATAAGGACCGTTGCCAGCCAGAAAAAAGGTATATGCGATTTGCTGGATAGGGTTATCGAGCAAAAAGAGGTCAGACAATATCATGGTCATGAGATAGGTTATGGCACTGAGATCGAAGACAAGATTCTTGAGATTGAAAAAGTGCTTGCTGAGGACGAAGCACGGGACACCAGATATCCACTCAGGTGGTTAAGTATACGCCTTCTGGAAGGCGACAGTAATGTCCGGGAGAAAATCTCAAAAAGCCCGGTCTATGATCGGGTTATACAGGTAATAGATTCTATTGATAAGGAAGAGTTTGAGGCTGAAATAGCTGACAAGCGCTATCTTGCAATTAATACGGTTTTCCCTCAGATGTGTACAAGGGCTTATGACAGACTTACAAAATCCGATATGATCGACAGAGTTCTTACCAATAAGTACCTTGGAATTCCAATATTTCTTGCGCTTATGTGGGGTGCGTTCGAGCTGACATTTGCCTTTGCAACTCCTTTCATGGACATGATCGACCTTGCAACAACGTGGTTTGCGGATTATGTTTCATCAAGTCTTCAACCTGCATGGCTGGCATCCCTTGTAGGTGACGGTATAATTGGTGGTGTGGGTGCTGTACTTGTGTTTGTGCCCAATATCTTCATATTGTTCTTCCTGCTGTCGCTACTGGAAGGAAGCGGCTATCTTGCCAGAGCAGCGTTTATCATGGACAAGCTCATGTATAAGATAGGCATGCACGGCAAGTCATTCATCCCTATGCTCATGGGATTTGGGTGCAACGTGCCTGCCATAATGGCCGCAAGAAGCATTGAGGATGAAAAGGACAGGCTTATCACTATATTAGTAGTGCCATTCGTTTCATGCGGGGCCAGGTTACCTATATATGTATTGTTTGCAGGAGCTTTCTTTGGCAGGCAGGCGGGAACTGTAATATTTGGAATGTATGTGCTGGGAATAATCATTGCGATAATATCTGCAAAGTTACTCCGGGCAACAGTTGTCAGGGGGAAACCTGCACCATTTATCATGGAGCTTCCACCTTATAGGGTCCCAACCCTTAAAACCAGTTTTATTCATATGTGGGACAACGGTTTCATGTATATCAAGAAAGCCGGCACTATAATATTAGTAGGTGTCGTGGTCATCTGGGCACTGGCATCATTTCCATGGGGTGTGCAGTATGGAAGCGAGGACAGTTATGTAGGCTCCCTTGGTCATGCGGTGGAACCTATTCTTAAACCACTGGGCTTTGACTGGAAGATATCGGTTGCCCTGATATTCGGACTGGTTGCCAAGGAGATCGTTGTTGCATCCATGGGTGTACTTTACGGTTCAGGTGATAATTCGGATATGCTGAGTGACAGGTTGCTGGCCGATTCAGGCTTGAATGCATTGAATTCTCTCAGTCTTATGGCTTTCAGTCTGCTGTATATGCCATGTGTGGCAACAGTAGGGGTTATCAGGAAAGAAACAGGCTCATGGAAGTGGACAATATTTGCGATATTTTATGGAATCATTGTGGCGTGGATCACAGCATTTGTAATATACCAGGGAGGTGTCCTGCTTGGATATTAGTGTAGCAGCAGAAGAAAAACCGGATACAAGGATACCTATGGTCTTTTCACTTGTCTGTGGTTCTATATATATTATACTGGGATTGCTGCAACTGGCGGCGGGAACTGGCAGGGTACTCATCGGTTCTGATTTTAGCATACCATTGGCTAATGTTCTTTTTGTACCTGCGGATCTGATAGGGTCTTTTGTCCTATTGCTCATTGGTACTGTGTTTATTTACGGTGTACTGGAAATGCGTTCAGGGATGTATGAAGGCATATCTTATGCTTATGTAGGAATCCTCCTTGCGCTTATATTTGCGCTCATATACTTGCTTGTGTGCACAGGCAATTTGCTTGAGACATATCTTCTCAGGAACGAGGAATTTGCAGGCTGGACCCCTCTCAGTGATATGAGGCCGGGTATATATCTTGCGATTCTCCCTCTTTTTGCATATGTCAAATGGAAGGATATTTTTGAACCTGTTCCGAAAAATAGTATCAGGATGGATCTCAAATGATAAAAGAAACACTGATGGTTCTGTTTATTGATAATTGTACGCTTCAGGAAGCTGCAGACAAACTTGGTGTTAAACAGAGTGACATCAGGGACAGACTCGTTATGCTTCATCACATGGGATATGTTCGTGAGGTCTGTAACAATTCCGGCCCGAAATCGTCTTCCTGCTGTTCGTGTAGCGCGTCATCTTCCTGTTCAGGCAATACTGAAAGCTTTGAAGGCAAGGCTTATGAACTAACTGAAAAGGGTGAAAGGATTTGCCGCAAATGAATATGCGGCAATCAGTGGTTTTTCCGTTTTCTGATAAATTATTTTAAATATGCCTGAGATTATATAACTGGATATTATATGTTAGTTAAAATATCGTTCGGGTTTTACAACAATGGTACTGTAATATTTCAGCGGTTTTGAGATGTACTTCAATCAGTTTAAATAATGACAGTAAGAGACAAAAATTACCGTAACATATATTTTTAAGTTCGGACACAGATACTACGTTGTTAAATTTAAAAGGAATTAAAAGGGATTCAAATGAAACTTGGAGTTGCAATAGACATAGGTACCAGTGGTATCAGAGCGCAGAAAATTGACCTTGACACTGGTGATATCCAGAAGACAGTTATCACTCTCCGTAACCCGCTCCCGGGAGCAAATGTTATGGACCACCTGGACTTTGCCATTACTTACGGTCTTGATCTTGCCCAGGGTCTGCACGTCAATGCTGTAAAGCACGTTATAGAGACATTGGGAGTTAAGCCGGATGAGCTGGAAAGAATGTCCATTTGTGGAAACCCTATACAGCTTTCAATTTTCCAGGGAATCCCAATTGACGACCTTGCTTATGCAGGAGAAAGGAAGAAGGAAAGACTGAATATCCAGGAATCTGACAGAAGTGCCAGGATCATTGACTGTTCAGAGATTAAGGGTCTTGAAGTTTATCCGAATGCAAAACTTGTAGTTCCACCTGCAATCAGGCACGAAGTCGGTGCTGATGCACTTGCACTTATTATCAAATCAGGCTTCCTTGACACAAAGGAAACTGCAATTGCAACTGATTATGGAACAAATGCAGAGATGGCTCTTATCCATGAAGGAACGATTTACACAGGTTCCGCCGCGGCAGGTCCTGCTCTTGAAGGTCAGCAGATCAAATACGGTAACCTTGCATCACCATTTGTAATTTCAAATGTTGAGTTCGAGGGCAAAAACATGCGTAACTATGTACTTGACGAAGAGATGAACACCGTCAAGGCGCAGTTGATCAACCCTAACAGCGGAGACATAATAGAAGAGGATTCAATTAAGGCAAAAGGAATTACCGGAACAGGTGTTATTGCAATAATTGAAGCGGGAATGAAGGATGGAATTATAACACTTCCAAAGATCAATACACCGGATCACATTCTTTACCTGCAGGATAAAATCAAGTTCTTTGAGAGTGATGTTGAGGCAGCCGGTCTTGCAATTGGTGCTATCCGTGCAGGACACCTTGCACTCTGTAATGCAGCAGGAGTAGAGGTTTCCGATGTCAAGAAAGCATACATGTCCGGTGCCGCAGGTACTTACATGGATGCTGTCAAGGCACACCAGGTAGGTATGGTCCCATTCGATGTTGATGAAGTAATCCAGATCGGTAACACTTCACTTATTGTTGCAAGGGAAATCCTTCTTTCAGAGGACAGGCTCTGGGAACTTCAGGATATTGCAGCAAAGATTGTCAGCAACCACGTAATGTTTGCAACAGATCCGGCATTCAAGGATGCATATATCCAGGAAATCTCATACTGGACGGAAGGAATGCCTTTCAAGATGCTTAAAAAATTCCTCAAGAAGAAGGGACTTCCAAAGATCGACCTCCCTGAGAAGGAAACAAAGGTCAACAAGGTTGTTGAAAAGGATATTCCTGTACTTGGTCCTGAAGGACTTCAGGTTATTGAGCAGGTCGGCACATACCTGACAATGAAGGTTGACTGTCCGGAGTGTCCAAAGTGTATCAAGGTTTGTCCCAACGATGCCATAACTATTGATGATGAAGGTGTCGTCATGATCAGTTCTGATCTTTGTGACGGTGCAAACTGTAAGAGGTGCATTAATGCCTGTCCAAAGGAAACATTCAGGTGGGAAAACCTTGTAGTCATGGAAGAGGCAGTATAAGCCTCTTTTTACTTTTTTAGAGGGAATGATATATGAAAATACTTGTTATTGGTGGATTTTTAGGTAGTGGAAAAACATCCACTATTATACGTATAGGAAAAGAATTCAGTGAAGCCGGCCAGAAGGTTGCGGTTATTGTTAATGAAATAGGTGAAGTGGGTCTTGATGGTGATGTTATCTCCAAATACGGGCTTGATATGACCGAACTTACAAGCGGATGCATTTGCTGTTCTCTTAAGGTCAATATGAAAACAACATTGACCCTCCTTAACAAAGACTACCACCCGGACATCATATTAATAGAACCAACGGGAATAGCATTCCCACAGGTCATCAAGAACGAGATAGACCTGATGGATCTGAAGGATACCACTGTTCAGCCTCTCGTTACGTTGATTGATGGTAGCAGATTCAAGCAGCTGATGAAGGAAGCAAAGAATTTTGCCATGCGTCAGATTATCGATGCTGAGATATTATGTATTAATAAGATTGACATGATTGATGAGATACGTATACCCATCCTTGAGGCTTCTGTACAGCAACTGAATCCAAAGGCAAAGGTCTTACTGCTTTCCACATCCCGGGAAGATGAGCACTGGAGTGAGTTTGTCCAACTTGCAATGGGTGATATGCCAAGCCAGCATGGTCATCATGAGTTAAAGACCACAAGCGCAGATACCGAGGTCATTGATGAGGCAACAGGAAAGCCTGTAGAGCAAACCATGGATTCTATTGAGGCGTCAGGCATAGCCAGTTATGCTACTGAGTTTGTGCTGGATGGTCGTATAGCCACAGATGTCGCACAGGTAACTGCAAAGGATATCATGACGGCTCTTAAATCTAAGGTAATTGAGCTCAGTCCTGAATTTGTGGGACATATTAAGCTCTTCATTGAATCCGGTTCTAATACTGTTAAGACTAATCTTACGGCATATGATCAGGATATT is a genomic window containing:
- a CDS encoding pyridoxal phosphate-dependent aminotransferase, with the protein product MLSEKVANIPPFYVMEVLERAQQLEEEGRSIIHLEIGEPDFPTALHICDAAKAAMCAGNTKYTHSQGLIELRQSIAKSYKDRFDVDIGPGQIIVTSGTSPAMLLLFLALIDQGDEIIMSNPHYACYPNFVTTAGGVPDFIYTNEDNGFMLQPDELAAHINPKTKAILINSPSNPTGQVLPAETLKGIAQVAGDVPIISDEIYQGLVYEGEDHTILEYTDNAFVLNGFSKLYAMTGWRLGYLIAPKQYARTLQKVQQNLFISTNAFVQHAGVAALEGPQEQTQEMVNTYNERRLYLIKRLRDIGFGIRTEPKGAYYVLADARKFGYDSLVLSRQILEDIGVAVTPGIDFGLGAEGHLRFSYANSLENIKEGMDRLEKYLKKE
- a CDS encoding metal-dependent transcriptional regulator, with amino-acid sequence MTTERTEDYLKVIEKIIERKGYAQVKDVSRELDISSPSVTGMFKKLTKMGYINYEKYGGVTLTPDGEKIAKCTMEKHGVIKDFLLILGLDMEIADQDACKIEHVLAPETFKTLTKFVEFMNMKDEWPNWLDHFNYYCETGEYIDCDPSSKDKCPIHGESHSKQ
- a CDS encoding FeoA family protein, yielding MSEDQETTLDTLKPGEKARISKVRVKGTARRKLMDMGMVAGTEIELVRNAPLGDPMDYNIKGYHLSIRKEEAKQIFITRL
- the feoB gene encoding ferrous iron transport protein B — translated: MDGSKIKIALTGNPNVGKTTLFNALTGSRQHVGNWPGVTVEKKSGMVSYKGYDIEVIDLPGTYSLTAYSMDEIVARDFIIEEKPDIVIQVVDASNLERNLYLTTQLMELGSEILVVLNMCDIAEERGDRIYVDKMEELLATPVIRTVASQKKGICDLLDRVIEQKEVRQYHGHEIGYGTEIEDKILEIEKVLAEDEARDTRYPLRWLSIRLLEGDSNVREKISKSPVYDRVIQVIDSIDKEEFEAEIADKRYLAINTVFPQMCTRAYDRLTKSDMIDRVLTNKYLGIPIFLALMWGAFELTFAFATPFMDMIDLATTWFADYVSSSLQPAWLASLVGDGIIGGVGAVLVFVPNIFILFFLLSLLEGSGYLARAAFIMDKLMYKIGMHGKSFIPMLMGFGCNVPAIMAARSIEDEKDRLITILVVPFVSCGARLPIYVLFAGAFFGRQAGTVIFGMYVLGIIIAIISAKLLRATVVRGKPAPFIMELPPYRVPTLKTSFIHMWDNGFMYIKKAGTIILVGVVVIWALASFPWGVQYGSEDSYVGSLGHAVEPILKPLGFDWKISVALIFGLVAKEIVVASMGVLYGSGDNSDMLSDRLLADSGLNALNSLSLMAFSLLYMPCVATVGVIRKETGSWKWTIFAIFYGIIVAWITAFVIYQGGVLLGY
- a CDS encoding methylamine methyltransferase corrinoid protein reductive activase, with product MKLGVAIDIGTSGIRAQKIDLDTGDIQKTVITLRNPLPGANVMDHLDFAITYGLDLAQGLHVNAVKHVIETLGVKPDELERMSICGNPIQLSIFQGIPIDDLAYAGERKKERLNIQESDRSARIIDCSEIKGLEVYPNAKLVVPPAIRHEVGADALALIIKSGFLDTKETAIATDYGTNAEMALIHEGTIYTGSAAAGPALEGQQIKYGNLASPFVISNVEFEGKNMRNYVLDEEMNTVKAQLINPNSGDIIEEDSIKAKGITGTGVIAIIEAGMKDGIITLPKINTPDHILYLQDKIKFFESDVEAAGLAIGAIRAGHLALCNAAGVEVSDVKKAYMSGAAGTYMDAVKAHQVGMVPFDVDEVIQIGNTSLIVAREILLSEDRLWELQDIAAKIVSNHVMFATDPAFKDAYIQEISYWTEGMPFKMLKKFLKKKGLPKIDLPEKETKVNKVVEKDIPVLGPEGLQVIEQVGTYLTMKVDCPECPKCIKVCPNDAITIDDEGVVMISSDLCDGANCKRCINACPKETFRWENLVVMEEAV
- a CDS encoding GTP-binding protein; this translates as MKILVIGGFLGSGKTSTIIRIGKEFSEAGQKVAVIVNEIGEVGLDGDVISKYGLDMTELTSGCICCSLKVNMKTTLTLLNKDYHPDIILIEPTGIAFPQVIKNEIDLMDLKDTTVQPLVTLIDGSRFKQLMKEAKNFAMRQIIDAEILCINKIDMIDEIRIPILEASVQQLNPKAKVLLLSTSREDEHWSEFVQLAMGDMPSQHGHHELKTTSADTEVIDEATGKPVEQTMDSIEASGIASYATEFVLDGRIATDVAQVTAKDIMTALKSKVIELSPEFVGHIKLFIESGSNTVKTNLTAYDQDITMEVIDAETGQVPRLKVLSAVSSIDHDKLVHIVNDTISDKLAKQDISFRHNRPHDHGHDHGHVKPIDLINNN